A region of Kribbella sp. NBC_01245 DNA encodes the following proteins:
- a CDS encoding glycoside hydrolase family 3 N-terminal domain-containing protein — protein MTSSTSAGDRPWQQTDLPAEKRAELLLQAMTLAEKVAQLGSRWVGNDMAGNDQPTEEQINVAPMQDVFAAGGSLSLEEASRDGLGHLTRVWGSVPLTIEEGVAELVRQHHVVLDSSRLGVPALVHEECLTGFTTYGATVYPTALAWGATFDPELVQRMAAAIGRDMAAVGVHQGLSPVLDVVRDYRWGRVEETIGEDPYLVAMLGSAYVRGLQSAGVIATLKHFAGYSASRAARNHGPVSMGRRELLDVILPTFETAIATAGAGSVMTSYSDIDGVPAGADPWLFTKVLREEWGFTGTVVSDYWAVPFLATMHRVASDVHAAGALALTAGTDVELPDTIGFGRGLVELVESGQLSEDLVDRAAGRLLLQKAQLGLLDPDWTPEGSVRQEAVDLDSPASRDLAREMAERSIVLLDAGTALPLLGEGRPALRRVAVVGPCAGDPRTLMGCYAFPNHVLPRYPDRALGLEVRSPFDALQQELEDVELVYEPGCAVLGDDRSGLAAAVETARGADLCVAYVGDLSGLFGHGSSGEGCDAEDLRLPGVQAELLAELLDSGTPVVVVVVSGRPYALGEIADRAAGLVQAFIPGQEGGAAIAGVLSGRVVPGGKLPVQIPRHAGGQPGTYLQPALGSVESAGISGLEASPLFAFGFGASYTSFEVDDLRISADEVPTDGEFTVAVRVRNTGARAGDEVVQLYLHDLVAQVARPLKLLIGFARVSLEPGAAMDVTFRVHTDRTAYTGPELTRIVEPGDIELLVGTSSADLPCRGNVRLTGDVRQVGHDRTMVTPVDLTPIAGAPGAGGGA, from the coding sequence GTGACGAGCTCAACCTCAGCGGGCGATCGTCCGTGGCAGCAGACCGACCTGCCGGCCGAGAAGCGGGCCGAACTCCTGCTGCAGGCGATGACGCTCGCGGAGAAGGTGGCGCAGCTCGGCAGCCGCTGGGTGGGCAACGACATGGCCGGCAACGACCAGCCCACCGAGGAGCAGATCAACGTCGCTCCGATGCAGGACGTCTTCGCGGCCGGCGGCTCCCTGTCCCTCGAGGAGGCGAGCCGCGACGGGCTCGGCCACCTCACCCGGGTCTGGGGCAGCGTGCCGCTCACGATCGAGGAGGGCGTGGCCGAGCTGGTTCGCCAGCACCACGTCGTACTCGACAGCTCCCGCCTCGGCGTCCCCGCCTTGGTCCATGAGGAATGCCTGACCGGCTTCACGACGTACGGCGCGACCGTCTACCCGACCGCTCTCGCGTGGGGCGCCACCTTCGACCCCGAACTGGTGCAGCGGATGGCGGCCGCGATCGGGCGCGACATGGCCGCAGTCGGCGTACACCAAGGTCTTTCGCCCGTGCTCGACGTCGTACGGGACTACCGCTGGGGGCGGGTGGAGGAGACGATCGGCGAAGACCCTTACCTGGTGGCGATGCTCGGCTCGGCGTACGTGCGTGGCCTGCAAAGCGCGGGCGTGATCGCGACGCTGAAGCACTTCGCGGGCTATTCCGCGTCCCGGGCCGCGCGCAACCACGGGCCCGTTTCGATGGGACGTCGCGAGTTGCTCGACGTCATCCTGCCGACGTTCGAGACCGCGATCGCGACAGCCGGGGCGGGCTCGGTGATGACGTCGTACTCGGATATCGACGGCGTCCCGGCCGGCGCGGATCCGTGGCTGTTCACGAAGGTGCTGCGCGAGGAGTGGGGATTCACGGGCACGGTTGTTTCGGACTACTGGGCGGTGCCGTTCCTCGCGACCATGCATCGCGTCGCGTCCGACGTACACGCTGCGGGCGCCTTGGCGCTTACCGCCGGCACGGACGTCGAACTCCCGGACACGATTGGGTTCGGCCGGGGTCTGGTCGAACTGGTCGAGTCGGGTCAGCTGTCGGAGGACCTGGTCGATCGCGCGGCCGGGCGCCTTCTCCTGCAGAAGGCGCAGCTCGGTCTGCTCGACCCAGACTGGACGCCGGAAGGTTCGGTACGTCAGGAAGCGGTCGACCTCGACTCCCCGGCTAGCCGCGACCTCGCTCGCGAAATGGCCGAGCGCTCGATCGTTCTTCTCGATGCCGGTACGGCGCTGCCGCTTCTCGGCGAAGGTCGTCCGGCACTTCGACGGGTTGCAGTGGTCGGGCCGTGCGCAGGCGATCCGCGGACGTTGATGGGCTGCTACGCGTTCCCGAACCACGTGCTGCCGCGATACCCCGATCGCGCGCTCGGACTGGAGGTGCGGAGCCCGTTCGACGCGTTGCAGCAGGAGCTCGAGGACGTCGAACTCGTCTACGAGCCGGGGTGCGCGGTTCTCGGCGATGACCGATCTGGCCTCGCCGCGGCCGTGGAGACTGCGCGTGGTGCCGATTTGTGCGTCGCGTACGTCGGCGACTTGTCCGGGCTGTTCGGACACGGCTCGTCGGGGGAGGGCTGCGATGCCGAAGACCTGCGCCTTCCCGGCGTACAGGCTGAATTGCTCGCCGAACTCTTGGACTCCGGTACGCCGGTCGTCGTGGTGGTCGTCTCCGGTCGGCCGTACGCGCTGGGCGAGATCGCGGATCGCGCGGCTGGTCTGGTGCAAGCGTTCATCCCTGGTCAGGAGGGTGGCGCCGCGATCGCGGGCGTGCTCAGTGGGCGGGTTGTGCCCGGGGGAAAGCTGCCGGTGCAAATCCCGCGGCACGCTGGCGGACAGCCCGGCACATACCTGCAGCCGGCGCTCGGGAGCGTCGAGAGTGCCGGTATCAGTGGGCTGGAGGCGTCGCCGTTGTTCGCGTTCGGCTTCGGGGCGTCGTACACCAGCTTTGAGGTGGACGACTTGCGGATCAGTGCCGACGAGGTGCCGACCGATGGCGAGTTCACGGTGGCGGTCCGGGTTCGCAACACCGGGGCCCGCGCGGGTGACGAAGTGGTCCAGCTCTATCTGCACGACCTCGTCGCGCAGGTCGCCCGGCCGCTGAAGCTGCTGATCGGCTTCGCGCGGGTGTCGCTGGAGCCGGGCGCCGCGATGGACGTCACCTTCCGCGTGCACACGGACCGTACGGCGTACACCGGGCCGGAGCTGACCCGAATCGTCGAGCCGGGCGACATCGAACTGCTGGTCGGTACGTCGTCCGCGGACCTGCCGTGTCGCGGTAACGTGCGGCTGACGGGAGATGTGCGGCAGGTGGGGCACGATCGTACGATGGTGACCCCTGTTGACCTGACGCCGATCGCCGGTGCCCCAGGGGCCGGGGGAGGAGCGTGA
- a CDS encoding carbohydrate ABC transporter permease gives MAVVTVTTQGVQGGRSRVRRLLQLNWFGGAAGWLWLVIVLIPLYWIVVTSFKDQSAYFTQNPFALPSEPTMANYSLVIESDFPRYFLNSVIVTAGTILPAVAIAFMAAYAIVRGAGSRFLAGVNGLFLMGLAIPLQATIIPVYLLIIRMRMYDSLLAIILPSIAFSIPLSILVLTNFIRDVPKELFESMRVDGASEWGMLIGLALPLTRPALVTVSIYNGLGVWNGFLLPLILTQSPDKRTLPLALWTFQGQYSVNVPAVLASVVLTTLPIVILYALGRRQLLSGLTAGFSR, from the coding sequence ATGGCCGTGGTGACCGTGACCACTCAGGGCGTGCAGGGCGGCAGGTCCCGGGTCCGGCGACTCCTCCAGCTGAACTGGTTCGGAGGCGCCGCGGGCTGGCTTTGGCTGGTGATCGTGCTGATCCCGCTGTACTGGATCGTCGTCACGAGCTTCAAGGACCAGAGCGCGTACTTCACCCAGAACCCGTTCGCGTTGCCGTCGGAGCCGACGATGGCGAACTACAGCCTGGTGATCGAGTCCGACTTCCCGCGGTACTTCCTCAACAGCGTGATCGTCACGGCCGGCACGATCCTGCCCGCCGTCGCGATCGCCTTCATGGCGGCGTACGCCATCGTGCGCGGAGCCGGCAGCCGTTTCCTGGCGGGCGTCAACGGGCTTTTCCTGATGGGGTTGGCGATTCCGCTCCAGGCGACGATCATCCCGGTCTACTTGCTGATCATCCGGATGCGCATGTACGACAGCCTGCTCGCGATCATCCTGCCGTCGATCGCGTTCTCGATCCCGCTGTCCATCCTGGTGCTGACGAACTTCATCCGCGATGTGCCGAAGGAACTCTTCGAGTCCATGCGCGTCGACGGCGCGAGCGAATGGGGCATGCTGATCGGCCTCGCCCTGCCGCTGACCCGGCCGGCGCTCGTGACGGTCAGCATCTACAACGGACTCGGCGTCTGGAACGGCTTCCTGCTGCCGTTGATCCTCACGCAGAGCCCCGACAAACGGACGCTTCCGCTCGCGCTGTGGACCTTCCAAGGCCAGTACAGCGTCAACGTGCCCGCCGTACTCGCGTCGGTCGTGCTCACCACACTGCCGATCGTGATCCTGTACGCGCTCGGGCGGCGCCAACTGCTCAGCGGTCTTACCGCCGGCTTCAGCAGATGA
- a CDS encoding extracellular solute-binding protein translates to MDPKATSRLTTSRLTTSRRTFIRFTAGGAIAAGLAACGTSGPKTSGGSSTGAGGGGASYWFLTGQPQQAIREAQVKRFNDANADTQIKFTEFQNDAYKQKIKTAIGAGQGPTLIWGWGGGGLKSYVDAGQVEDLTDWFGQNTALKDQIFPSAFGAATVNGKIYAMPVETTTPIVLYWNKSVFDRIGAQPPQSWGDIMDLVPKFNEKGIAPFSLGGQSRWTSMMWLEFLFDRIGGSEVFQNIFDGKPDAWSDPSALKALEEMQKLIKANGFVKGFSSITADSNADQALLYTGKAAMMLHGAWTYGGMKADGGNFVKDGHLGYMNFPPVDGGKGDPSDTVGNPGQYLSISSKASQQEKDVAKKFLSTATLDAASVDAWIASGSVPVVKGTEAKLKAVADTNDAAWLSFVYDTSSKAKNFAQSWDQALSPTAAETLLDNIAKLFQLSVSPQQFADNLNAVIGK, encoded by the coding sequence GTGGATCCCAAGGCCACATCCCGACTGACCACTTCCCGGCTGACCACTTCCCGCCGCACGTTCATTCGCTTCACCGCCGGTGGTGCCATTGCCGCCGGGCTCGCCGCCTGCGGCACTTCCGGCCCGAAGACCTCGGGCGGCTCCTCCACCGGCGCGGGCGGCGGCGGAGCGTCGTACTGGTTCCTGACCGGCCAGCCTCAGCAGGCCATCCGTGAGGCCCAGGTCAAGCGGTTCAACGACGCGAACGCCGATACCCAGATCAAGTTCACCGAGTTCCAGAACGACGCGTACAAGCAGAAGATCAAGACGGCGATCGGCGCGGGCCAGGGGCCGACGCTGATCTGGGGTTGGGGCGGCGGCGGCCTGAAGAGTTACGTCGACGCGGGCCAGGTAGAGGACCTCACCGACTGGTTCGGCCAGAACACCGCGCTCAAAGACCAGATCTTCCCGTCGGCCTTCGGCGCGGCCACTGTCAACGGCAAGATCTACGCGATGCCGGTCGAGACGACGACGCCGATCGTTCTCTACTGGAACAAGAGCGTCTTCGACCGGATCGGTGCCCAGCCGCCGCAATCGTGGGGCGACATCATGGATCTGGTGCCGAAGTTCAACGAGAAGGGCATCGCGCCGTTCTCGCTCGGCGGGCAGTCGCGCTGGACCAGCATGATGTGGCTGGAGTTCCTCTTCGACCGCATCGGCGGCAGCGAGGTCTTCCAGAACATCTTCGACGGCAAGCCGGACGCGTGGTCCGACCCGTCCGCGCTGAAGGCACTCGAGGAGATGCAGAAGCTGATCAAGGCGAACGGCTTCGTCAAGGGCTTCTCCTCGATCACCGCCGACTCGAATGCCGACCAGGCCCTGCTCTACACCGGCAAGGCCGCGATGATGCTGCACGGCGCGTGGACGTACGGCGGCATGAAGGCCGATGGCGGCAACTTCGTCAAGGACGGCCACCTCGGCTACATGAACTTCCCGCCCGTCGACGGCGGTAAGGGCGACCCGAGCGACACGGTCGGCAACCCCGGGCAGTACCTCTCCATCTCCTCGAAGGCGAGCCAGCAGGAGAAGGACGTGGCCAAGAAGTTCCTCTCCACGGCGACGCTCGATGCCGCCTCGGTCGATGCCTGGATCGCGTCCGGCAGCGTGCCGGTGGTCAAGGGCACCGAGGCCAAGCTCAAGGCCGTCGCGGACACGAATGACGCCGCCTGGCTCAGCTTCGTGTACGACACGTCGAGCAAAGCGAAGAACTTCGCCCAGTCCTGGGACCAGGCGCTCAGCCCGACCGCCGCAGAGACCCTGCTCGACAACATCGCCAAGCTGTTCCAGCTGTCGGTATCGCCGCAGCAGTTCGCGGACAACCTGAACGCGGTGATCGGCAAGTGA
- the xylA gene encoding xylose isomerase, giving the protein MPEFTPTCEDKFSFGLWTVGWQGVDVFGGAVRPELDAAEAVHKLSELGAYGITFHDNDLFPFGCTAAERDARLKSFRVALDETGLVVPMVTTNLFSHPVFRDGGFTNNDRDVRRFAIRKAADQLDLAAELGAETFVAWGGREGAESGAAKDIRAALDRYKEAFDVLGSYAIEQGYDIRFAIEPKPNEPRGDILLPTIGHALAFIEELEHSERVGLNPEVGHEEMAGLNYAHGLAQALWHGKLFHADLNGQTGPRFDQDLRFGAGNARGAFWTVDVLENGGYDGPRHFDFKPPRTEDMDGVWVSAAACMRNYLVLREKVRAFRNDPDVQQALLDARLDQLAKPTLGPGETVATLRAEDFDPDEAGRRGMAFEYLDQLALDHLYGVRR; this is encoded by the coding sequence ATGCCCGAATTCACGCCTACTTGTGAGGACAAGTTCTCCTTCGGCTTGTGGACGGTCGGCTGGCAAGGCGTCGACGTCTTCGGTGGCGCGGTTCGGCCGGAGCTGGACGCGGCCGAAGCCGTTCACAAGTTGAGTGAGCTTGGCGCCTACGGCATCACCTTCCACGACAATGACCTGTTCCCCTTCGGTTGTACGGCCGCCGAGCGGGATGCCCGGCTGAAGTCCTTCCGGGTGGCGCTGGACGAGACCGGGCTCGTGGTGCCGATGGTGACGACCAACTTGTTCTCGCATCCCGTCTTCCGCGATGGCGGTTTCACCAACAACGACCGCGACGTACGGCGTTTCGCGATTCGCAAGGCCGCCGACCAGCTCGACCTCGCGGCCGAACTCGGCGCCGAGACGTTCGTCGCGTGGGGTGGCCGGGAAGGCGCCGAGTCGGGTGCGGCGAAGGACATCCGGGCGGCGCTCGATCGGTACAAGGAGGCGTTCGACGTCCTCGGCTCGTACGCGATCGAGCAGGGGTACGACATCCGCTTCGCGATCGAGCCGAAGCCGAACGAACCGCGCGGCGACATCCTTTTGCCGACGATCGGCCATGCGCTCGCGTTCATCGAGGAGCTGGAGCACTCCGAACGGGTCGGCCTCAATCCCGAGGTGGGGCACGAGGAGATGGCCGGCCTCAACTACGCGCACGGACTCGCGCAGGCGTTGTGGCACGGCAAGCTCTTCCACGCCGACCTCAACGGGCAGACGGGACCACGCTTCGACCAGGACCTGCGGTTCGGCGCCGGCAATGCGCGAGGCGCGTTCTGGACGGTCGACGTACTGGAGAACGGCGGGTACGACGGGCCGCGGCACTTCGACTTCAAGCCGCCGCGTACCGAGGACATGGACGGCGTCTGGGTATCGGCGGCGGCCTGCATGCGCAACTATCTGGTGCTGCGCGAGAAAGTACGGGCCTTCCGCAACGATCCCGACGTCCAGCAAGCCCTGCTCGACGCACGCCTCGACCAACTGGCCAAGCCAACCCTCGGCCCGGGCGAGACGGTCGCGACCTTGCGCGCCGAGGACTTCGATCCCGACGAGGCCGGCCGTCGCGGCATGGCGTTCGAATACCTGGACCAGCTAGCCCTCGACCACCTCTACGGCGTACGTCGCTGA
- a CDS encoding M36 family metallopeptidase yields the protein MRKSPILRAVALVAAGATVIAGLGVAAGAQAVTPVPGSPPEVVSDVRETADVLVRPTSDQVAAVAAVLADAGQGARVAWDARYGTPRTLRPGVGGALSGPRAGSAVEVAKAWLADNRAMLGLSAADIAAMVVRRNHLLPGTGTRVVNLTQVFGGVVAARGGSVGIAVASDGRVLNYTGSTSRSNALSGSFALSPLDAVTKVAGVLAPGAKYTPSLTGATLAGYQLVARGPFAADSYIRKATFGTANGGRAAYQVLFIKAQNEAYDVLVDAGSGEVLYRRSLVQHEGPLEPEGTVYRNYPGAPGGGSPEVVSFGRTAESPNGWVDVLGLTGTGITTFGNNANSHANWSNFIGPVDPGPRPVNPLGKFNYAFTDEWGRQQCAVPSYAGDVDPSATNLFYHHNRIHDEFYDLGFTESAGNFQINNFAKGGLGGDAIQGLVQAGAVSGGAPTYTGRDNAYMLTLPDGIPPWSGMFLWEPINDAFEGKCRDGDFDAGVIEHEYAHGLSNRYVGTEDGALGGHQSGSMGEGWGDWYGLNYLHREGLQTTSELGAYATGNTYRAIRNWPYDENPTTFADIGYDLTGPEVHADGEIWTATLWQLRKALVAKYGQALGSEIAARGVTDAMPLSPNDPSMLDVRDAMVVALDNRYHSRPDAGELIDLAYTAFAQRGMGLSARNRTSTDDPTGANDIDPVPGFDHRNPALNGRLTGTVLNASTGKPVPNAKIILGVFEAKVSPAATTGPTGAFAIPVAAGRYPVTIQAPGFGAQTFMGFQVAAGGTTSRQFKLAPNLASIANGAAIVSTTNPDGAKALIDDTEGTTFSAARGTGNAVVKLAKPAAISAVQVSAYTSSRFEALKSFTLQTSNDGTNWTTVSGAFGPNAFSYQAPRPVVPDVHYKTFTLAKPVTATYLRFWTDEPMGDTKTNVQVGDLQVFSGTVKQVEPLPPSPPDAPVVENFTLAAGDPANVEDPGVTGTEFVQTCKAPPASQNVDGHVTTLTGESGDGAHAIAVKGAGVGVWDLDVYFYSSSCQLLGQVATEAADETGVIPSNAKYVVTHLFLGAAVPVTLTITDTQ from the coding sequence ATGCGTAAATCGCCCATCTTGAGAGCAGTGGCCCTGGTGGCCGCTGGTGCAACAGTCATCGCCGGTTTGGGGGTCGCAGCCGGTGCCCAGGCCGTCACCCCCGTTCCCGGTAGCCCGCCTGAGGTGGTCTCCGATGTCCGGGAGACGGCTGACGTGCTGGTGCGGCCGACGTCCGATCAGGTCGCGGCGGTCGCCGCCGTGCTGGCGGATGCGGGCCAAGGCGCCCGGGTTGCCTGGGATGCTCGCTATGGCACGCCCAGGACACTGCGACCCGGAGTCGGCGGAGCGCTGTCAGGTCCGAGGGCCGGTTCGGCGGTCGAGGTCGCCAAGGCCTGGCTCGCCGACAACCGGGCGATGCTCGGCCTCAGTGCCGCCGACATCGCCGCGATGGTTGTCCGCCGCAACCACCTGCTACCCGGCACGGGGACTCGGGTGGTCAATCTGACCCAGGTGTTCGGCGGAGTCGTGGCCGCGCGCGGGGGCTCGGTCGGTATCGCCGTGGCGTCCGACGGCCGAGTGCTCAACTACACCGGTTCTACCAGCAGGAGTAATGCCCTGAGCGGCTCCTTCGCACTGTCTCCGCTGGACGCCGTGACGAAGGTGGCCGGAGTTCTGGCCCCAGGAGCGAAATACACCCCATCGCTCACCGGCGCGACCTTGGCCGGCTACCAGCTCGTTGCCCGCGGCCCCTTCGCCGCTGACTCCTACATTCGCAAGGCCACGTTCGGGACCGCGAACGGCGGTCGGGCGGCGTACCAGGTGCTCTTCATCAAAGCCCAGAACGAGGCGTACGACGTCCTGGTGGACGCCGGATCCGGCGAGGTGCTCTACCGGCGCAGCCTGGTCCAGCACGAGGGACCGCTCGAACCGGAGGGAACCGTCTATCGCAACTACCCGGGCGCGCCCGGCGGTGGATCTCCCGAGGTGGTGTCCTTCGGCCGTACGGCGGAGTCCCCGAATGGCTGGGTCGACGTGCTCGGCCTGACCGGCACCGGCATCACCACCTTTGGCAACAACGCCAACTCGCACGCGAACTGGTCCAACTTCATCGGTCCGGTCGACCCGGGCCCGCGACCGGTCAATCCGCTCGGCAAGTTCAACTACGCCTTCACGGACGAGTGGGGCCGGCAGCAGTGCGCCGTCCCGTCGTACGCCGGTGACGTGGACCCGTCGGCGACGAACCTCTTCTACCACCACAACCGGATCCACGACGAGTTCTACGATCTGGGGTTCACCGAGAGCGCGGGCAACTTCCAGATCAACAACTTCGCCAAGGGCGGTCTCGGTGGCGACGCGATCCAGGGCCTCGTGCAGGCCGGGGCGGTCAGCGGTGGCGCACCGACGTACACCGGGCGCGACAACGCCTACATGCTGACGCTGCCGGACGGCATCCCACCGTGGAGTGGCATGTTCTTGTGGGAGCCGATCAACGACGCGTTCGAGGGTAAGTGCCGCGATGGCGACTTCGACGCCGGTGTGATCGAGCACGAGTACGCACACGGCCTGTCCAACCGGTACGTCGGCACCGAGGACGGGGCCCTCGGTGGGCATCAGTCCGGCTCGATGGGTGAAGGCTGGGGCGACTGGTACGGCCTGAACTACCTGCACCGCGAGGGATTGCAGACCACCTCGGAGCTGGGTGCCTACGCGACCGGTAACACCTACCGCGCGATCCGGAACTGGCCGTACGACGAGAATCCGACGACCTTCGCGGACATCGGCTATGACCTGACCGGTCCCGAGGTGCACGCCGACGGCGAGATCTGGACGGCGACACTGTGGCAGCTGCGCAAGGCACTCGTCGCCAAGTACGGCCAGGCGCTCGGTTCGGAGATCGCCGCCCGTGGCGTCACGGACGCCATGCCGCTGTCGCCGAACGACCCGTCGATGCTGGATGTGCGCGACGCGATGGTGGTCGCGCTCGACAACCGCTACCACTCGCGTCCCGACGCTGGTGAGCTGATCGACCTCGCCTACACCGCCTTCGCTCAGCGGGGGATGGGCCTGTCGGCGCGGAACCGGACCTCCACCGACGACCCGACCGGCGCGAACGACATCGATCCGGTGCCGGGCTTCGATCACCGCAACCCGGCGCTGAACGGCCGGCTCACCGGCACGGTGCTGAACGCGTCGACCGGTAAGCCGGTCCCCAACGCCAAGATCATTCTCGGCGTTTTCGAGGCCAAGGTGAGCCCGGCCGCGACGACTGGGCCCACCGGTGCGTTCGCGATCCCGGTCGCCGCCGGCCGGTACCCGGTCACGATCCAGGCACCCGGTTTCGGTGCCCAGACGTTCATGGGCTTCCAGGTCGCGGCGGGCGGTACGACGTCCAGGCAATTCAAGCTGGCGCCGAACCTCGCCTCGATCGCGAACGGTGCCGCCATCGTGTCGACGACCAACCCCGACGGGGCGAAGGCGCTGATCGACGACACCGAGGGCACCACGTTCTCGGCCGCACGGGGGACCGGGAACGCGGTGGTGAAACTGGCCAAACCCGCAGCCATCTCGGCCGTACAGGTGTCGGCGTACACCTCATCGCGGTTCGAAGCGTTGAAGTCATTCACGCTGCAGACCAGCAACGACGGTACGAACTGGACGACCGTATCGGGTGCTTTCGGGCCGAACGCGTTCTCGTATCAGGCGCCCCGGCCGGTGGTGCCGGACGTGCACTACAAGACGTTCACGTTGGCCAAGCCGGTGACCGCGACGTACCTGCGGTTCTGGACCGACGAGCCGATGGGCGATACGAAGACCAACGTGCAGGTCGGCGATCTGCAGGTCTTCTCCGGCACGGTCAAGCAGGTCGAACCGCTGCCGCCGTCGCCCCCTGACGCTCCAGTGGTCGAGAACTTCACTCTGGCCGCCGGTGATCCGGCGAACGTGGAGGACCCCGGCGTGACGGGCACGGAGTTCGTTCAGACCTGCAAGGCTCCGCCGGCCTCGCAGAACGTTGACGGTCATGTGACGACGCTGACCGGCGAATCCGGCGACGGCGCCCACGCGATCGCGGTGAAGGGTGCGGGCGTCGGTGTCTGGGACCTGGACGTCTACTTCTACAGCTCGTCGTGCCAGTTACTGGGCCAGGTAGCGACTGAGGCGGCCGACGAGACCGGTGTCATCCCGTCGAACGCCAAGTACGTCGTGACGCATCTGTTCCTGGGTGCGGCCGTACCGGTGACACTCACGATCACCGACACCCAGTAG
- a CDS encoding carbohydrate ABC transporter permease → MTTAAPPAASSRAGRSGPVAWMAIPALAIFVVFGVVPLFGVLFLSFAQWDGLGPISTAGLSNWRSVLSDPALPHTVLVTFEVMILSWIVQTPMSLLLGVFLAGRQRYRALLAVLYFIPLLLSSAAIAITYKALLDPNFGLGPGLHLEFLTQDWLGKGNLALGVVIFVVSWQFIPFHSLIYQGGVRQIPTTMYEAASIDGAGRIRQFFSITVPQLKYTIITSSTLMVVGSLTFFDLIFVLTAGGPGDATRVLALDMYKRGFQANLMGPASVIAVLLVLLGLALALLLRRLGGSTTASQQEGA, encoded by the coding sequence GTGACGACGGCCGCTCCGCCCGCCGCCTCCTCCCGCGCCGGGCGGAGCGGCCCAGTCGCCTGGATGGCGATCCCGGCCTTGGCGATCTTCGTGGTGTTCGGCGTTGTTCCGCTGTTCGGCGTACTGTTCCTGAGCTTCGCCCAGTGGGACGGCCTTGGTCCGATCAGCACGGCCGGCCTGTCCAACTGGCGTTCGGTGCTCAGCGATCCGGCGTTGCCGCACACGGTCCTGGTGACGTTCGAGGTGATGATCCTTTCGTGGATCGTGCAGACCCCGATGAGCCTTTTGCTCGGGGTCTTCCTCGCCGGCCGCCAGCGATACCGCGCGCTGCTGGCCGTTCTCTACTTCATCCCGCTGTTGCTCAGCTCGGCCGCGATCGCCATTACCTACAAGGCGCTCCTCGATCCCAACTTCGGACTCGGTCCCGGTCTGCACCTGGAGTTCCTGACCCAGGATTGGCTCGGGAAGGGCAATCTCGCTCTCGGCGTGGTCATCTTCGTCGTGTCGTGGCAGTTCATTCCGTTCCACTCGCTCATCTATCAAGGCGGAGTGCGGCAGATCCCGACCACCATGTACGAGGCGGCGTCGATCGATGGCGCCGGCCGGATCCGCCAGTTCTTCAGCATCACCGTGCCGCAGCTGAAGTACACGATCATCACCTCGTCCACGTTGATGGTCGTCGGCTCACTGACCTTCTTCGACCTGATCTTCGTGCTGACCGCAGGCGGGCCCGGCGATGCCACCCGAGTGCTGGCGCTCGACATGTACAAGCGCGGATTCCAGGCGAACCTGATGGGCCCGGCCAGCGTCATCGCCGTACTGCTCGTGCTGCTCGGACTGGCCTTGGCGTTGTTGCTGCGCAGACTCGGCGGCAGCACGACGGCCAGCCAACAGGAAGGAGCCTGA
- a CDS encoding LacI family DNA-binding transcriptional regulator, with translation MRGRVTLATVASTAGVSVATVSKVLNGRSDVSPSTRERVQEVLRQHEYVGRRPEPVERATVELFFQGVVNSYSIEVIQGVLEAGRAAEVDVVLSARPHRHQARTAGRAAQWIRELTATGRRAAIGITSDLTAADLAALSRARLPLVVVDPLNVAQPDITSVGSTNFAGGMAATQYLLSLGHRRIAYLGGPPTSGCNQARMNGFRGAMEAAGAPVPKEYVWLREFLYDDGLAGGAALLDLPEPPTAIFAGSDEVALGAMEAARARGLRVPEDVSVVGFDDTQVARLASPQLTTVRQPLQEMGAVALRTALQLAAGEKVDSHHVELATRLIVRDSATVPSSS, from the coding sequence GTGAGAGGCCGCGTCACCCTGGCCACTGTCGCGAGCACCGCAGGTGTTTCCGTCGCGACCGTCTCCAAGGTGCTCAACGGACGGAGCGACGTCTCGCCGTCGACGCGCGAGCGGGTGCAGGAGGTGCTGCGCCAGCACGAGTACGTCGGACGCAGGCCGGAGCCGGTCGAACGGGCGACGGTCGAGCTCTTCTTCCAAGGCGTCGTCAACAGCTACTCGATCGAGGTCATCCAGGGCGTGCTCGAGGCGGGCCGGGCGGCCGAGGTCGACGTCGTACTGAGCGCGCGACCCCATCGGCACCAGGCGCGGACTGCCGGACGCGCGGCGCAGTGGATCCGGGAGCTGACCGCGACCGGCCGCCGGGCCGCGATCGGCATCACCAGCGACCTCACCGCTGCCGACCTGGCCGCCCTCTCGCGGGCACGCCTGCCGCTCGTCGTGGTCGACCCGCTCAACGTCGCCCAACCGGATATCACGAGCGTCGGTTCCACGAACTTCGCGGGCGGGATGGCGGCCACGCAATACCTACTGTCATTGGGTCATCGGCGAATCGCCTACCTCGGTGGACCGCCGACGTCCGGCTGCAACCAGGCGCGGATGAACGGCTTCCGCGGCGCGATGGAGGCGGCCGGCGCGCCCGTGCCCAAGGAGTACGTCTGGCTGCGCGAGTTCCTGTACGACGACGGGCTCGCGGGTGGCGCGGCTCTGCTCGATCTGCCCGAGCCGCCTACCGCGATCTTCGCCGGGAGCGACGAGGTTGCGCTCGGCGCGATGGAGGCGGCTCGCGCGCGAGGATTGCGCGTTCCGGAGGACGTCAGCGTGGTCGGCTTCGACGACACCCAGGTAGCACGCCTCGCCTCACCCCAGCTAACGACCGTCCGGCAGCCCCTCCAGGAAATGGGCGCCGTCGCCCTACGCACCGCCCTCCAACTAGCAGCCGGCGAAAAAGTCGACTCCCACCACGTCGAACTAGCCACCCGTCTCATCGTCCGCGACTCCGCCACCGTCCCTAGCTCCTCCTGA